A portion of the Clostridium gelidum genome contains these proteins:
- a CDS encoding GNAT family N-acetyltransferase, with product MIDNKYRHKGLGVWFLKCIFKHPDLQNLRRWCLATNDAHEFYKKFGFKNLIKPEIFMEIIKS from the coding sequence ATAATTGATAATAAATATAGACACAAGGGTTTGGGAGTATGGTTTCTTAAATGTATTTTCAAACATCCTGATTTACAAAATTTGAGAAGATGGTGTCTTGCAACAAATGATGCACATGAGTTTTATAAAAAATTTGGATTTAAAAATTTAATTAAACCCGAAATATTTATGGAAATAATTAAATCTTAG
- the tnpA gene encoding IS66 family insertion sequence element accessory protein TnpA, translating to MNNNEKINWREIVATFSSYEGTLGTFCNANHITKSQFHYYKKKFKNEDNNLQFHAISMREEKVTTEVTVVPADRPNIIIEIGAAKIYVPANEIAILSKLLKDLITNV from the coding sequence ATGAATAATAATGAGAAGATAAATTGGAGAGAAATTGTTGCTACCTTTTCTTCTTACGAAGGAACGTTAGGAACTTTCTGCAATGCAAATCACATTACTAAAAGTCAATTTCATTACTATAAAAAGAAATTCAAGAATGAAGATAATAATTTACAGTTTCATGCAATTTCAATGAGAGAAGAAAAAGTAACAACTGAAGTCACCGTAGTTCCAGCTGATAGACCTAATATAATAATAGAAATAGGAGCCGCTAAAATATATGTACCGGCTAATGAAATAGCTATTTTGAGTAAGTTGCTTAAGGATTTGATTACAAATGTTTAA
- the tnpB gene encoding IS66 family insertion sequence element accessory protein TnpB (TnpB, as the term is used for proteins encoded by IS66 family insertion elements, is considered an accessory protein, since TnpC, encoded by a neighboring gene, is a DDE family transposase.): MFNLNKVNTVYLACGITDLRKSIDGLVVIVQTQLKLDPFEKALFVFCNRQMNKIKILHFDEGFWLYYFRLENSKLKWPMTPDEALKINKEELKWLLMGYEVRTKSKFKPIEVRNSF; the protein is encoded by the coding sequence ATGTTTAATCTTAATAAAGTTAATACAGTTTATCTTGCATGTGGAATAACAGATTTGAGAAAAAGTATTGATGGACTAGTAGTGATTGTGCAAACGCAGCTAAAGTTGGATCCGTTTGAAAAAGCCTTGTTTGTTTTTTGCAATAGGCAAATGAATAAAATTAAGATACTTCACTTTGATGAAGGATTCTGGCTGTACTATTTCCGACTTGAAAATAGTAAATTGAAATGGCCGATGACTCCAGACGAAGCTCTTAAAATCAACAAAGAGGAATTGAAATGGTTGCTTATGGGATATGAAGTTAGAACTAAGTCTAAATTTAAGCCAATTGAAGTAAGAAATAGCTTTTAA
- the tnpC gene encoding IS66 family transposase: protein MDILDLEDQLDKKTKLLISKMEKDIESKDKEIDDLKKELAFLKGQLLNKNRKIFGQSSEQVDSRQLSLFNDAEKNSDIKIDEPSIEEITYTRKKSSSHLGKKDNLSGLDRVTIEHKLADSETFCDKCGNDLIIIGKKSKEILKYKPAELYIEEHISYTYACKNCEADADKANIISAKIPNTFLYKSMASNELLAHVVSMKYQYAMPLYRMESYFKMMNVNLSRQTLSNWIISCANELQPVFHYMKEELLRRNYIHADETYVKVIEENGKDSNSKRFMWLYRSGGIENHIILYDYQKTRSGSCAEEFLEGFSGYLQTDGYDGYNKVKNIKRLYCMAHIRRKFFDIISTLNPEALKQSHAIEGFNYCERLYKVEKDLREQYICSDDYYGDRHAIRLKRSAPILNKFQEYVDNEIVNALPKSPLGKALAYAQKLLPYMRTFLTNGCLEIDNNAAERAIKPFVIGRKNWMFSKTVKGAKSSALLYSITETAKANGLAVEKYLVYLFEMFANSEVKEMDILEKCMPWSESIPDELRVKTTK from the coding sequence ATGGATATTTTAGATTTAGAAGATCAACTTGATAAAAAAACAAAATTATTGATTTCTAAAATGGAAAAAGACATTGAATCAAAAGATAAGGAAATTGATGATTTAAAAAAGGAATTGGCTTTTCTTAAAGGACAGCTCCTTAATAAAAACAGAAAAATTTTTGGACAATCTAGTGAACAAGTTGATTCAAGACAGCTCTCACTTTTTAATGATGCTGAAAAAAACAGTGATATTAAAATAGATGAGCCTTCCATTGAAGAAATTACATATACAAGAAAAAAATCATCTTCTCATTTAGGAAAGAAAGATAATCTATCCGGCCTAGATAGAGTTACAATTGAGCATAAACTTGCTGACTCTGAAACATTTTGCGATAAATGTGGGAATGATTTAATTATAATCGGTAAAAAATCAAAAGAAATTTTAAAATATAAGCCAGCAGAACTTTACATAGAAGAACATATTTCATATACATATGCTTGCAAAAATTGCGAAGCGGATGCTGATAAAGCCAATATAATTTCTGCAAAAATTCCAAATACTTTCTTATATAAAAGTATGGCTTCAAATGAATTATTAGCTCATGTTGTGAGCATGAAATATCAATATGCAATGCCATTATATAGAATGGAATCATATTTTAAGATGATGAATGTTAATCTTTCAAGACAGACATTATCCAACTGGATAATAAGTTGTGCAAATGAACTTCAGCCTGTTTTTCATTATATGAAAGAGGAACTCTTAAGAAGAAATTATATCCACGCCGATGAAACTTATGTGAAGGTTATTGAGGAAAATGGAAAAGACTCCAACTCAAAAAGGTTCATGTGGCTATATCGCTCCGGAGGCATAGAGAACCATATAATTTTATATGATTATCAGAAAACAAGATCTGGTTCTTGTGCTGAAGAATTTCTTGAAGGTTTCTCTGGATATCTTCAAACAGATGGATATGATGGCTATAATAAAGTTAAGAATATAAAAAGACTATATTGTATGGCCCATATTCGAAGAAAATTCTTTGATATAATATCAACCTTAAACCCCGAAGCTCTAAAGCAGTCTCACGCAATAGAAGGGTTTAATTATTGTGAGCGACTTTATAAAGTTGAAAAAGATCTAAGGGAACAATATATATGTAGTGATGATTATTATGGTGATCGACATGCAATAAGGCTCAAGAGATCTGCACCCATTCTTAATAAATTTCAAGAATATGTAGATAATGAAATTGTTAATGCTCTTCCTAAAAGTCCTTTAGGTAAAGCTCTTGCATATGCTCAAAAGTTGTTGCCATATATGAGAACTTTCTTGACAAATGGATGTCTTGAAATTGATAATAATGCAGCTGAAAGAGCTATAAAACCATTTGTAATTGGCAGAAAAAACTGGATGTTCTCCAAGACAGTAAAAGGCGCAAAATCAAGTGCATTACTTTATAGTATTACTGAAACGGCTAAAGCCAATGGCTTAGCAGTGGAAAAGTATTTAGTATATTTATTTGAAATGTTTGCAAATTCAGAAGTTAAGGAAATGGACATACTAGAAAAATGTATGCCATGGTCTGAAAGCATTCCAGATGAACTGCGCGTTAAGACTACCAAATAA
- a CDS encoding YciI family protein, with the protein MFIVILKYEKPIETVMNYLEEHINFLEKYYALDKFICSGRQEPRTGGIILCNAKDKTEVNSIIKEDPFYKNNIAKYEIIEFIPTNYADGFKEFIV; encoded by the coding sequence ATGTTTATAGTAATTTTAAAATATGAAAAACCAATAGAAACTGTCATGAATTATTTAGAGGAGCATATAAATTTTCTTGAAAAATATTATGCACTTGATAAATTCATATGTTCTGGAAGGCAAGAGCCAAGAACAGGTGGAATAATATTATGTAATGCAAAAGACAAAACAGAGGTGAATTCAATAATTAAAGAAGATCCTTTTTATAAAAACAACATTGCAAAATATGAAATAATTGAATTTATACCAACTAATTATGCAGATGGATTTAAAGAATTTATTGTATAA
- a CDS encoding GntR family transcriptional regulator, producing MSKYNDIVDYIHYEIENGNILHGQKMPTIRDLSEKFNCSKQTVVHAYEKLQLEHIVYSIPQSGYYLVDKKEIHKNNLNKIIDFSAGSPDESILPYEEFQHCLNQAIEIYKATLFNYSSPKGLTGLIKTLKTYFEDYQIFCTLEDIYITSG from the coding sequence ATGAGCAAATATAACGATATAGTAGACTATATTCATTATGAAATAGAAAATGGAAATATACTACATGGTCAAAAAATGCCAACTATTAGAGACTTGTCTGAAAAATTTAACTGTAGTAAACAAACTGTTGTCCATGCTTATGAAAAACTTCAACTTGAACATATTGTATATTCAATACCTCAAAGTGGATATTACTTAGTTGATAAAAAAGAAATCCATAAGAATAATTTAAATAAAATAATCGATTTTTCAGCAGGTTCACCAGATGAAAGTATACTGCCATATGAAGAATTTCAGCACTGTTTAAATCAAGCTATAGAAATATATAAAGCTACTCTTTTTAATTATTCCTCTCCAAAAGGACTTACAGGGTTAATCAAAACTTTAAAGACATACTTTGAGGATTATCAGATATTTTGTACTTTAGAAGATATTTATATAACTTCTGGTTAA
- a CDS encoding aminotransferase-like domain-containing protein, with amino-acid sequence MPFPSGKSNVLVEQPTYHGVLKTLETTKTPVIGIERKFNGLDFEELERKFAHDNIKCFYTIPRFSNPLGISYSNDEKKQIIKLAEKYDVYIIEDDYLGELEIKNNVYPMYYSDVSSKVAYIKSFSKTLLPGLRIAAVVLPKVLRNTFEEYKQWMDLNTSVLSQGALEIYIKSGMFKSNQKHVKKIYSERMNTLKEVTNEIEISNIKWHIPDTGFYGCIEFLNTVNIDWLIKECGKKDIYLRDMKGYYLKDYFSSDLLTISVGNSECDDIRNGVRDILKLISSFYQSI; translated from the coding sequence ATGCCTTTTCCAAGTGGTAAAAGCAATGTGCTTGTGGAACAGCCAACTTATCACGGTGTACTAAAGACTCTTGAAACCACAAAAACTCCAGTAATTGGTATCGAAAGAAAATTTAATGGACTCGACTTTGAAGAACTTGAAAGAAAATTTGCCCATGATAATATAAAGTGCTTTTATACAATTCCACGTTTTAGCAATCCACTTGGGATAAGCTATTCTAATGATGAGAAAAAACAAATTATAAAATTAGCTGAAAAATATGATGTTTACATAATTGAAGATGATTATCTTGGAGAATTAGAGATTAAAAATAATGTTTATCCGATGTATTACAGTGATGTTTCTTCTAAAGTTGCCTATATAAAAAGCTTCTCAAAAACACTTCTTCCAGGACTTAGAATTGCAGCAGTTGTACTCCCTAAAGTTTTAAGAAACACCTTTGAAGAATATAAACAGTGGATGGATTTAAATACATCCGTTTTATCTCAAGGAGCTTTAGAAATTTACATTAAAAGTGGAATGTTTAAATCAAATCAAAAACATGTAAAGAAAATATATAGCGAAAGAATGAATACATTAAAAGAAGTGACAAATGAAATTGAAATTTCTAATATAAAATGGCACATACCAGACACTGGTTTTTATGGATGTATTGAATTTTTAAATACGGTTAATATAGATTGGCTAATTAAAGAATGTGGTAAAAAGGATATATACCTTAGGGATATGAAAGGCTATTATTTAAAAGATTATTTTAGCAGTGATCTTTTAACAATAAGTGTTGGAAATTCTGAATGCGATGATATTAGAAATGGAGTTAGAGATATTTTAAAATTAATCAGTAGTTTTTACCAATCAATTTGA
- a CDS encoding DUF6033 family protein, with product MSIGINSNYSSHYTQVSNKTGSNNDKTKVSDADKTTVSSTSTTDKTISKDEYFKKISNKYSNVNLNMSNSHLNKGTEIICNVSPQLINKAISYPKAAENLNRLLDQMSSIPQYINEHKYTLDGREVKNVSFVIDENGGVSCKCEYVEKDSKNTSKTSDEEELREKKRKELKERAKALIEAQGEKLKGTKEYKVSNYYKNIATNSDMNLLDTFDTNI from the coding sequence ATGTCAATAGGAATTAATAGTAATTATAGTTCGCATTATACACAAGTATCTAATAAAACTGGAAGTAATAATGATAAAACTAAAGTTAGTGATGCTGATAAAACTACAGTTAGTAGTACAAGCACAACAGATAAAACAATTTCGAAAGATGAGTATTTTAAAAAAATTTCCAATAAATATTCAAATGTCAATCTTAATATGAGTAATTCACATTTGAATAAAGGGACTGAAATAATTTGTAACGTTTCTCCTCAATTAATAAACAAAGCAATTAGTTATCCTAAAGCAGCTGAAAATTTAAATAGATTGTTAGATCAAATGTCATCAATACCACAATATATTAATGAACATAAATATACTTTAGATGGCAGAGAAGTAAAGAATGTAAGTTTTGTAATAGATGAAAATGGTGGAGTTAGTTGTAAGTGTGAATACGTAGAAAAAGATTCTAAGAATACAAGTAAAACAAGTGATGAGGAAGAATTACGTGAAAAGAAGAGAAAAGAATTAAAGGAAAGAGCGAAAGCTTTAATAGAAGCTCAAGGAGAAAAATTAAAAGGAACTAAAGAATACAAAGTATCTAATTATTATAAGAATATAGCTACCAATAGTGATATGAACTTGTTAGATACATTTGATACTAATATATAG
- the leuS gene encoding leucine--tRNA ligase: MANYGTKIDQKWQKIWEENKTYKFDDTKSDKKLYTLEMFSYPSGAQLHAGHWFNYGPTDSWARLKRMQGYNVFQPMGFDAFGLPAENYAIKTGIHPHDSTLKNIETMEKQLKSMGAMFNWESEVVTCLPDYYKWTQWLFLKLYEKGLAYRKKAPVNWCPSCNTVLANEQVVDGVCERCSTEVTKKELTQWFFKITDYADELLDKLDDLDWPEKTKSMQKHWIGRSYGAEVTFKVKDSDLDFSVFTTRADTLNGVTYVVLAPEHELVDTLTLTDNRDAVEAYKEVSSKQSEIERQSLSKEKSGVFTGSYAINPINGKVVPIWISDYVLATYGTGCVMAVPAHDERDFAFATKFNLPIERVITNKDNTDPELPYCEYGVLLNSGKFDNLTTEEGKIKIIEELEKDNSGAMKKNFRLRDWLVSRQRYWGAPIPIVYCDKCGIVPVPEKDLPVKLPYDVEFTPDGKSPLSKSEDFINTTCPHCGGPAQREADTLDTFVCSSWYYLRYADSKNEDAPFDTEKINKILPVDKYVGGPEHACMHLLYARFITKALRDMDYLNFDEPFLSLTHQGLILGPDGLKMSKSKGNTISPDDYIKDYGADVFRMYLMFGFGYTEGGAWSDDGIKSVGKFVDRIERTLEAARDVISTCHDDSSIKATTDAQEKELNFWRHTAIKGVSEDGEKMQFNTAIARLMEFTNALHKYLQEPIKNSVVLTETIVDFLKLLAPFAPHFAEEQWNLLGNTSTIFNEKWPEFNPSALIKDEVEIAIQINGKIKAKIDVPSNLDEEGIKKASLENETIKENTEGKTIVKVIVIKGRLVNIVIK; the protein is encoded by the coding sequence ATGGCAAATTACGGAACTAAAATTGATCAAAAATGGCAAAAAATATGGGAAGAAAATAAGACTTACAAATTTGATGACACAAAATCAGATAAGAAGCTTTATACACTTGAAATGTTCTCTTATCCATCAGGTGCTCAATTACATGCTGGTCACTGGTTTAACTATGGTCCAACAGATTCATGGGCAAGACTTAAGAGAATGCAAGGATATAATGTATTTCAACCAATGGGTTTTGATGCTTTTGGCTTACCTGCTGAAAATTATGCAATTAAAACAGGTATACATCCCCATGATTCTACTTTAAAGAATATCGAAACTATGGAAAAGCAACTAAAATCAATGGGTGCTATGTTTAACTGGGAAAGTGAAGTTGTTACTTGCCTTCCTGATTATTATAAATGGACTCAATGGTTATTCTTAAAATTATATGAAAAAGGTTTAGCTTACAGAAAGAAAGCACCTGTAAATTGGTGTCCATCTTGTAATACTGTTTTAGCTAATGAACAAGTTGTAGATGGTGTGTGTGAAAGATGTAGCACTGAAGTTACTAAAAAAGAATTAACTCAATGGTTCTTTAAAATAACTGATTACGCAGATGAATTACTTGATAAATTGGATGACTTAGATTGGCCTGAAAAGACTAAATCTATGCAAAAGCATTGGATTGGTAGATCATATGGCGCTGAAGTTACTTTTAAGGTTAAGGACTCAGATTTAGACTTTAGCGTATTCACTACAAGAGCTGATACTTTAAATGGTGTTACTTACGTTGTATTAGCTCCTGAACATGAATTAGTTGATACACTAACACTTACAGATAATAGAGATGCTGTTGAAGCATATAAGGAAGTTTCTTCTAAGCAATCTGAAATTGAAAGACAATCTCTTTCAAAAGAAAAGAGTGGAGTATTTACTGGTTCTTATGCCATAAATCCTATCAACGGGAAAGTAGTACCTATTTGGATTTCTGATTATGTATTAGCTACCTATGGTACTGGTTGCGTTATGGCAGTTCCTGCTCATGATGAAAGAGATTTTGCTTTTGCAACTAAATTCAATTTACCAATTGAAAGAGTTATAACTAACAAAGATAATACTGATCCAGAACTTCCTTATTGTGAATATGGAGTACTTTTGAATTCAGGAAAATTCGATAATTTAACAACTGAAGAAGGAAAAATTAAGATTATTGAGGAATTAGAAAAAGATAATTCAGGTGCAATGAAGAAAAACTTTAGATTGAGAGACTGGTTAGTTTCAAGACAAAGATATTGGGGCGCTCCAATTCCAATTGTTTATTGTGACAAATGTGGAATAGTTCCAGTACCAGAAAAGGATCTTCCAGTTAAGCTTCCTTATGATGTTGAATTTACTCCAGATGGTAAATCACCACTTAGTAAATCTGAAGATTTTATAAACACTACTTGTCCTCATTGTGGAGGTCCTGCACAAAGAGAAGCTGATACTTTAGATACATTTGTATGTTCATCTTGGTACTACTTAAGATATGCAGATAGCAAAAATGAAGATGCACCTTTTGATACTGAAAAAATCAATAAGATTCTTCCTGTTGATAAATATGTTGGTGGACCTGAACATGCTTGTATGCATTTATTATATGCAAGATTTATAACAAAAGCTCTTCGAGACATGGACTATTTAAACTTTGATGAACCATTCTTAAGCTTAACTCACCAAGGATTAATCCTCGGCCCAGATGGACTTAAAATGAGTAAATCAAAGGGAAATACAATTTCTCCTGATGATTATATTAAAGATTATGGTGCTGACGTATTTAGAATGTACTTAATGTTTGGATTTGGATACACTGAAGGCGGAGCATGGAGTGATGACGGAATCAAATCTGTGGGTAAATTTGTAGACAGAATTGAAAGAACTTTAGAAGCAGCTAGGGACGTCATAAGCACTTGTCATGATGATTCTTCAATAAAAGCTACTACTGATGCTCAAGAAAAAGAATTAAACTTCTGGAGACATACAGCTATTAAAGGTGTTAGCGAAGATGGAGAGAAAATGCAATTTAATACAGCTATTGCAAGACTTATGGAATTTACAAATGCTCTTCATAAATATCTTCAAGAGCCAATTAAAAATTCTGTAGTATTAACAGAAACTATAGTCGATTTCTTAAAATTACTTGCACCATTTGCACCTCACTTTGCAGAGGAACAATGGAACTTACTTGGGAATACTTCAACAATCTTCAACGAAAAATGGCCAGAATTTAATCCTTCTGCCTTAATTAAAGATGAAGTTGAAATTGCAATCCAAATTAATGGTAAGATAAAAGCAAAAATCGATGTACCTTCAAACTTAGATGAAGAAGGCATAAAGAAAGCTTCTTTAGAAAATGAAACTATTAAAGAAAATACTGAAGGTAAAACTATAGTCAAGGTTATTGTAATTAAAGGAAGACTTGTTAATATAGTTATTAAGTAA
- a CDS encoding FlxA-like family protein, giving the protein MNISSVSSSNNAYSTTSSTTTDTSSLEKQKASLNKEIQTEQSSKDDEKTKSSKVASLQAEIQNIDAQIQAAKSGKTSGASNKQGPPPQNGDNKNNITTEKSSEKSDNTIDVYA; this is encoded by the coding sequence ATGAATATTTCATCAGTCTCATCATCAAATAATGCATACTCAACAACAAGTAGTACTACTACTGATACAAGTTCCCTTGAAAAACAAAAGGCAAGCCTTAATAAAGAGATACAAACAGAGCAATCAAGTAAGGACGATGAGAAAACAAAAAGCTCAAAAGTTGCATCATTACAAGCTGAGATACAAAATATTGATGCGCAAATTCAAGCGGCAAAATCTGGTAAGACAAGTGGGGCTTCTAATAAGCAAGGGCCACCGCCTCAAAATGGGGATAATAAAAATAATATTACTACAGAAAAATCAAGCGAAAAGAGTGATAATACAATTGATGTTTATGCTTAG
- a CDS encoding response regulator transcription factor — MDKKLIYIADDEINICNIIKSFLVKDGFDVETFNDGRSILNAFSKKQADMLILDIMMPEIDGYALCSLIRLKSCVPIIIVSAKDTESDKIAGLKLGSDDYLTKPFSPLELIARINSIFRRINLDKAPSNIIINNIVKVSDISINFDTKQVDFNGTTLNLTVMELSLLYYLIKNKNKAVSRSELLDKVWGFENKVETRATDDMIKRIRKKLSDVGSNLKIDTIWGFGFKIKDEE, encoded by the coding sequence ATGGATAAGAAATTAATATATATTGCTGATGATGAAATAAATATTTGTAATATTATAAAATCATTCTTGGTCAAAGATGGTTTTGATGTAGAAACATTTAATGATGGACGTTCTATTCTTAACGCCTTCAGTAAAAAACAGGCAGATATGTTGATATTAGATATTATGATGCCTGAAATAGATGGTTATGCACTGTGTTCCTTAATAAGGCTTAAAAGTTGTGTACCTATAATAATTGTATCTGCTAAAGATACAGAATCTGATAAAATAGCAGGTCTTAAGCTTGGTAGTGATGACTATCTTACTAAGCCATTTAGTCCCTTAGAACTTATTGCACGGATTAATAGTATTTTTAGAAGAATAAATTTGGACAAGGCTCCTAGCAATATTATTATTAATAATATTGTTAAAGTCTCTGATATTTCAATAAATTTTGATACTAAACAAGTGGACTTTAACGGTACCACCTTAAATCTTACGGTAATGGAATTATCCCTACTCTATTATCTTATAAAAAATAAAAATAAAGCTGTTAGCCGTAGTGAGCTTTTAGATAAAGTTTGGGGCTTTGAAAACAAAGTGGAAACTAGAGCTACTGATGATATGATAAAAAGAATTAGAAAGAAACTCTCTGATGTGGGTTCTAATCTAAAAATTGATACAATATGGGGGTTTGGTTTCAAAATAAAAGATGAGGAATGA
- a CDS encoding sensor histidine kinase, with product MRINTIKWRIFKYNIIVIVMFITLTTIIFNVAIRLYLEKDIVTQLHKIASNAEDTALEHGPDFFKRMPPLPPPEHDLQDNEHLPIDLQNTSDVFKYYFMLERSLKEPLTILNADFILLDQNKDRITPSPDKSNSVSADFMKQLANEISKTNKSNQEKYINFNLSNTNYIAIIKPVSDKNSFGLGWIIIYSNIKQINQLQLVINIILLLILVFSALITIVFSSRVSKKISEPFSHLNHYIRDISERNFGKKIEMPVYDELRELVNNINIMSEKLETHDKAQKTFLQNVSHEFRTPLMSIQSYAEGIKYDVVNNDIAVPIILDEIKRMTTLVEDLLYLSRLDAIEESYNYINLNFNSLINICIDRMNLIAEKSNINITTNIPKEIIQIHGDDEKLSRAITNILSNCIRYAHNAVILDLKVIDNKTVQLLISDDGPGFEVNELPNIFERFYKGAKGHCGLGLSISKNVVEKLNGKISVSNLNPGALFVIELPIIHDYK from the coding sequence ATGAGAATAAATACAATAAAATGGAGAATTTTCAAATATAACATTATTGTAATTGTCATGTTTATTACGTTGACTACAATAATATTTAATGTGGCCATACGCTTGTACCTTGAAAAGGATATTGTAACACAGTTACATAAAATAGCATCAAATGCTGAGGATACTGCATTAGAACATGGTCCAGATTTTTTCAAAAGAATGCCACCATTGCCACCTCCTGAGCATGATTTACAAGACAATGAACATCTACCTATTGATCTACAAAATACTAGTGATGTATTTAAATATTATTTTATGTTGGAGCGTTCACTTAAAGAACCACTTACTATACTAAATGCAGACTTTATATTGTTAGATCAGAATAAAGATAGAATCACGCCTTCTCCAGATAAATCTAATTCTGTTTCTGCCGATTTTATGAAACAATTAGCAAATGAAATTAGTAAAACTAACAAAAGTAATCAAGAAAAATACATAAACTTCAATTTGTCGAACACTAATTACATAGCCATTATAAAACCTGTATCGGATAAAAATTCTTTTGGTTTAGGTTGGATAATCATATACTCAAATATTAAACAGATAAATCAACTACAATTAGTTATAAATATAATTCTTTTACTTATACTTGTTTTTTCTGCTTTAATTACTATAGTATTTTCTTCTCGTGTATCCAAGAAAATATCCGAACCATTTTCTCACCTTAATCACTATATAAGGGATATTTCTGAAAGAAATTTTGGAAAGAAAATTGAAATGCCAGTATATGATGAATTGCGTGAATTGGTAAATAATATTAATATTATGTCCGAAAAACTTGAAACCCATGATAAAGCACAAAAGACCTTTTTGCAAAATGTATCTCATGAGTTTAGAACTCCACTTATGTCTATTCAAAGCTATGCTGAAGGTATTAAATATGATGTTGTTAATAATGATATCGCTGTTCCAATTATACTTGATGAAATAAAACGTATGACCACTTTAGTAGAAGACTTATTATATTTGTCACGTCTTGATGCAATTGAGGAAAGCTATAACTACATTAACTTAAATTTTAATAGCTTGATAAATATATGTATAGACCGAATGAATTTGATTGCTGAAAAAAGTAACATAAATATTACTACTAACATACCGAAAGAAATAATTCAAATTCATGGAGATGATGAAAAACTTTCTCGAGCAATTACTAATATCCTTAGTAATTGCATAAGATATGCACATAATGCTGTCATTTTAGATTTAAAAGTAATAGATAATAAGACAGTACAACTTCTAATATCTGATGATGGTCCGGGCTTTGAAGTCAATGAACTTCCTAATATATTTGAAAGGTTCTACAAGGGAGCAAAAGGGCACTGCGGACTTGGACTTTCCATAAGCAAAAATGTTGTTGAAAAATTAAACGGTAAAATTAGTGTTAGCAATTTAAATCCAGGAGCTTTATTTGTAATTGAACTACCCATAATTCATGATTATAAATAA
- a CDS encoding HesB-like protein has protein sequence MKNVTISEDAYNEFKAFLEENKITDFNIRLNFSGFACSGPIFNISVSEAKDGDEVEKINDISFIYEKSLIEQFGGFLILSSEENEGNGLSLKPIIEPEGGCGGSCSGCH, from the coding sequence ATGAAAAATGTTACTATAAGCGAAGACGCTTATAATGAGTTTAAAGCTTTTTTAGAAGAAAATAAAATAACTGATTTCAATATTAGACTAAATTTTTCTGGCTTTGCATGTAGCGGTCCAATTTTTAATATATCCGTTTCAGAAGCTAAAGATGGTGATGAAGTTGAAAAAATCAACGACATTTCATTTATATATGAAAAAAGCCTAATAGAACAATTTGGTGGTTTTTTAATCCTTTCTTCTGAAGAAAATGAAGGCAATGGCTTAAGCCTAAAACCTATCATTGAACCTGAAGGTGGATGCGGTGGTTCTTGTAGTGGATGCCACTAA